In Pelorhabdus rhamnosifermentans, the DNA window TTTCTATTTTAAAGGTTATAAACTAAAACCTAATATTCATGTTTCTGTTGGTGAAAATCCAGATTTTAATATTCAGCAAAAGTTAAGTCTTGTCGCTTTATTGGTCCTGGTGGTTTCCGTTATTGGTTTTAAAATGGATGTGGGTCTTGTTTCGTTTACCATTGCGCTCGTACTGATTGCTTTAAAAGCTGCTGATGAACAAGCAGCCATCAAGTTGGTTCCTTGGAGCGTGTTGATCATGGTGTGTGGAGTTAATGTCCTGATGAATGTTACGCAAAAGCTAGGCGGAATTAAACTATTGGCTAATATTCTGGCGTCATTTATGAACGAGATTACGGTTGCACCTATCATGGGCTTTACATCCGGAATAATGGCTCAATTCAGTTCGGCCAACGGGGTGGTCATACCTACGCTGGTGCCGACCGTTGCCGATATTGTGGCCCAAATTGGTGGCAACGCCAATATCCATGAAATAGTATTTGCCATTGTTGTTTGTTCCGTTCTTACGATGAGTCCCTTATCAACGGCAGGGGCGTTGATCATGGCTTCGTACACGCAGGGAAAACAGGTTGATGAACATGAACAGAATCGTTTGTTCGGACAATTGTTTATTGTGTCATTTATACTTTTGGGATTGGCTATTATCGCTTCGCTGATCGGCGTATATAAACCGTTTAGCCATTTCGGTGGCTGAAGGTAAAAAATTTCAGCTTATATTCTGTTTAGTATAAAGTATAGGGGCGAGGATAAAGGTAGGGCAACGGTATGGAGTATTCTGTGTCTGAGGCATTGTATGGTTTGGCAACAAAAATGACAATTTGGTGGGGTGTAACCATAAAGTGAATGTGCGCCGTATCGACATTAACTTTCCGAGTGAGACAATAGGGAGCCGAATCCGATCGTTGCTTTTGTACTATTTAGCGTTATCAGATAAAGTTAAAAAAATAACAATAAAGGGAGAGATTAAGATTAAACCTATAAAAATTACTGAAACGGTGTTGCGTGATGGTCATCAGTCCCTTGCTGCAAC includes these proteins:
- a CDS encoding SLC13 family permease produces the protein MELIALLFLIGAIAFGIVRNINVGLVSIGLSIVLAMIGHIDVKTVFAGFPTQLFVTLLGTMFLFSQLQNNQTLKVFSNKIVSLVGDRIFLIPIVVYLFSYVLSAAGPGALSVLPIAVILAVSLAIQMEISPIMMGTLGALGAVGGTLSPIAMTGIIVQGLLSAQNIPGMQTQLFFCGGLINFSCAVLVYFYFKGYKLKPNIHVSVGENPDFNIQQKLSLVALLVLVVSVIGFKMDVGLVSFTIALVLIALKAADEQAAIKLVPWSVLIMVCGVNVLMNVTQKLGGIKLLANILASFMNEITVAPIMGFTSGIMAQFSSANGVVIPTLVPTVADIVAQIGGNANIHEIVFAIVVCSVLTMSPLSTAGALIMASYTQGKQVDEHEQNRLFGQLFIVSFILLGLAIIASLIGVYKPFSHFGG